A genome region from Panicum virgatum strain AP13 chromosome 4K, P.virgatum_v5, whole genome shotgun sequence includes the following:
- the LOC120704169 gene encoding 14 kDa zinc-binding protein-like — protein MATRAAAATLTAATSSLLGRSPSLRSHSLRVPRQVPPQRFVRHVASSANEEAAARAAAATADTGGPTIFDKIVSKEIPSSVVYEDDKVLAFRDINPQAPVHVLVIPKVRDGLTGLSKAEPRHAEILGQLLYAAKVVAEKEGLANGYRVVINDGAEGCQSVYHLHLHVLGGRQLKWPPG, from the exons ATGGCGACCAGGGCGGCGGCAGCCACGCTCACGGCGGCCACGTCCTCTCTCCTCGG GCGCTCTCCCTCGCTGCGGTCGCATAGCCTCCGGGTCCCCCGCCAAGTGCCTCCCCAGAG ATTTGTGCGCCACGTTGCTTCATCGGCAAATGAGGAAGCTGCTGCCAGAGCAGCTGCTGCCACTGCTGATACTGGAGGACCAACCAT TTTCGACAAGATCGTCTCAAAGGAGATTCCTTCAAGCGTTGTCTATGAAGATGACAAAGTCTTAGCATTTAGAGATATTAATCCACAAGCCCCTGTGCACGTTCTAGTCATCCCAAAAGTGAGAGATGGACTAACTGGACTATCCAAG GCTGAACCAAGGCATGCTGAGATTCTGGGCCAGCTTCTTTACGCAGCGAAAGTAGTCGCTGAGAAAGAAGGTTTGGCAAATGGGTACCGTGTCGTCATAAACGATGGAGCTGAAGGAT GTCAATCTGTCTATCATTTGCACTTGCATGTACTCGGTGGAAGGCAGTTGAAGTGGCCTCCCGGTTAA